In Scomber japonicus isolate fScoJap1 chromosome 19, fScoJap1.pri, whole genome shotgun sequence, a single genomic region encodes these proteins:
- the pip5k1ba gene encoding phosphatidylinositol-4-phosphate 5-kinase, type I, beta a isoform X1: protein MSNASSDSIGSGTKTSKVSKDHKKPTAAALKGAIQLGIGYAVGNRSSKPDRDVLMQDFSVVESVFLPSEGSNMTPAHHFPDFRLKTYAPLAFRYFRELFGIKPDDYLYSICNEPLIELTNPGASSSWFYLTSDDEFIIKTVQHKEAEFLQKLLPGYYMNLNQNPRTLLPKFYGLYCIQLAGVTLRVVVMNNVLPRAMKMHYKYDLKGSSYKRRASRKERNKSSPTFKDLDFQEMHEGLHFDLDTYNCLMKTLQRDCRVLESFKIMDYSLLLGIHILDRKPLNRGNRGDSRKGQKVLYSTALESIQGNVKDPEPVADDDTLGGIPARHKDENLLIFLGIIDILQSYRFIKKVEHSWKALVHDGDKVSVHRPGFYADRFLKFMGSTVFKKIHPLRGASSKRKKNSLYAAKSVSQEFLSPQKDEKAEKRAQSMDNLDGNAVYSSSQKPDLLPRTTVSFECAPNDEEDIDNSEYRRASSSTIALDDPLPSLSRSQSESEMDVYLPHKISPRRPSWS, encoded by the exons ATGTCAAACGCCAGTTCTGACAGTATAGGAAGTGGAACCAAAACCTCTAAAGTGTCAAAAGATCATAAAAAG CCCACAGCTGCTGCCCTAAAAGGAGCTATTCAGCTGGGGATTGGCTATGCAGTGGGAAACCGCAGCTCCAAACCGGACAGAGATGTTCTCATGCAGGACTTCTCTGTGGTGGAGAGCGTCTTCTTGCCCAG TGAGGGCAGCAACATGACCCCAGCACATCACTTCCCAGATTTCCGTCTGAAAACGTACGCACCGCTGGCCTTTCGCTACTTCAGAGAGCTGTTTGGTATCAAACCGGACGACTATCTG TACTCCATCTGCAACGAGCCTCTGATCGAGCTCACCAACCCCGGTGCTAGCAGTTCCTGGTTCTACCTTACCAGTGATGATGAGTTCATCATTAAGACTGTGCAGCATAAAGAGGCTGAGTTCCTGCAAAAGCTGCTTCCTGGTTACTACATG AACCTGAATCAGAACCCAAGGACTTTGCTGCCCAAATTCTACGGCCTCTACTGCATCCAGTTAGCCGGTGTTACCCTCCGCGTGGTGGTGATGAACAACGTGCTGCCGCGCGCCATGAAGATGCACTACAAGTATGACCTGAAGGGTTCCTCGTACAAACGCCGCGCCTCACGCAAAGAGCGCAACAAGTCCTCACCCACCTTCAAAGACCTGGACTTCCAGGAGATGCATGAGGGTCTGCACTTTGACCTGGACACCTACAACTGCCTGATGAAGACTCTACAGAGGGACTGTCGG GTCCTTGAAAGCTTTAAGATCATGGACTACAGTCTCCTGTTGGGGATCCACATTTTGGACCGGAAGCCGCTGAACCGGGGAAACCGAGGCGACAGCCGGAAAGGACAGAAAGTCCTCTACTCCACTGCCCTGGAGTCCATCCAGGGGAACGTCAAGGACCCTGAACCAGTGGCAGATGACGACAC ATTGGGTGGAATTCCTGCCAGACATAAAGATGAGAACCTGCTCATCTTTTTAGGAATTATTGACATCCTGCAGTCCTACAG GTTCATTAAGAAGGTGGAACACTCCTGGAAAGCGCTTGTACATGATGGG GACAAGGTTTCAGTTCACAGGCCCGGTTTTTATGCAGACAGATTTCTGAAGTTCATGGGTTCAACCGTATTCAAAAAGATCCATC ctctaaGAGGAGCGTCttcaaagaggaagaagaattcCCTGTACGCAGCAAAGTCAGTCTCTCAGGAGTTTCTGTCCCCACAGAAGGATGAGAAGGCGGAGAAGAGAGCTCAAAGCATGGATAACCTGGATGGAAACG CAGTTTACAGTTCCTCACAGAAGCCAGATCTTCTGCCAAGGACTACTGTTTCTTTTGAGTGTGCCCCTAATGATGAAGAGGACATTGACAACAG TGAATACAGACGAGCCTCCAGTTCAACCATCGCTCTGGACGATCCTCTGCCGTCCCTCAGCCGAAGCCAGTCAGAATCTGAAATGGATGTTTACCTG CCTCACAAAATCTCTCCCAGGCGACCCAGCTGGAGTTGA
- the pip5k1ba gene encoding phosphatidylinositol-4-phosphate 5-kinase, type I, beta a isoform X2, translating into MSNASSDSIGSGTKTSKVSKDHKKPTAAALKGAIQLGIGYAVGNRSSKPDRDVLMQDFSVVESVFLPSEGSNMTPAHHFPDFRLKTYAPLAFRYFRELFGIKPDDYLYSICNEPLIELTNPGASSSWFYLTSDDEFIIKTVQHKEAEFLQKLLPGYYMNLNQNPRTLLPKFYGLYCIQLAGVTLRVVVMNNVLPRAMKMHYKYDLKGSSYKRRASRKERNKSSPTFKDLDFQEMHEGLHFDLDTYNCLMKTLQRDCRVLESFKIMDYSLLLGIHILDRKPLNRGNRGDSRKGQKVLYSTALESIQGNVKDPEPVADDDTLGGIPARHKDENLLIFLGIIDILQSYRFIKKVEHSWKALVHDGDKVSVHRPGFYADRFLKFMGSTVFKKIHPLRGASSKRKKNSLYAAKSVSQEFLSPQKDEKAEKRAQSMDNLDGNVYSSSQKPDLLPRTTVSFECAPNDEEDIDNSEYRRASSSTIALDDPLPSLSRSQSESEMDVYLPHKISPRRPSWS; encoded by the exons ATGTCAAACGCCAGTTCTGACAGTATAGGAAGTGGAACCAAAACCTCTAAAGTGTCAAAAGATCATAAAAAG CCCACAGCTGCTGCCCTAAAAGGAGCTATTCAGCTGGGGATTGGCTATGCAGTGGGAAACCGCAGCTCCAAACCGGACAGAGATGTTCTCATGCAGGACTTCTCTGTGGTGGAGAGCGTCTTCTTGCCCAG TGAGGGCAGCAACATGACCCCAGCACATCACTTCCCAGATTTCCGTCTGAAAACGTACGCACCGCTGGCCTTTCGCTACTTCAGAGAGCTGTTTGGTATCAAACCGGACGACTATCTG TACTCCATCTGCAACGAGCCTCTGATCGAGCTCACCAACCCCGGTGCTAGCAGTTCCTGGTTCTACCTTACCAGTGATGATGAGTTCATCATTAAGACTGTGCAGCATAAAGAGGCTGAGTTCCTGCAAAAGCTGCTTCCTGGTTACTACATG AACCTGAATCAGAACCCAAGGACTTTGCTGCCCAAATTCTACGGCCTCTACTGCATCCAGTTAGCCGGTGTTACCCTCCGCGTGGTGGTGATGAACAACGTGCTGCCGCGCGCCATGAAGATGCACTACAAGTATGACCTGAAGGGTTCCTCGTACAAACGCCGCGCCTCACGCAAAGAGCGCAACAAGTCCTCACCCACCTTCAAAGACCTGGACTTCCAGGAGATGCATGAGGGTCTGCACTTTGACCTGGACACCTACAACTGCCTGATGAAGACTCTACAGAGGGACTGTCGG GTCCTTGAAAGCTTTAAGATCATGGACTACAGTCTCCTGTTGGGGATCCACATTTTGGACCGGAAGCCGCTGAACCGGGGAAACCGAGGCGACAGCCGGAAAGGACAGAAAGTCCTCTACTCCACTGCCCTGGAGTCCATCCAGGGGAACGTCAAGGACCCTGAACCAGTGGCAGATGACGACAC ATTGGGTGGAATTCCTGCCAGACATAAAGATGAGAACCTGCTCATCTTTTTAGGAATTATTGACATCCTGCAGTCCTACAG GTTCATTAAGAAGGTGGAACACTCCTGGAAAGCGCTTGTACATGATGGG GACAAGGTTTCAGTTCACAGGCCCGGTTTTTATGCAGACAGATTTCTGAAGTTCATGGGTTCAACCGTATTCAAAAAGATCCATC ctctaaGAGGAGCGTCttcaaagaggaagaagaattcCCTGTACGCAGCAAAGTCAGTCTCTCAGGAGTTTCTGTCCCCACAGAAGGATGAGAAGGCGGAGAAGAGAGCTCAAAGCATGGATAACCTGGATGGAAACG TTTACAGTTCCTCACAGAAGCCAGATCTTCTGCCAAGGACTACTGTTTCTTTTGAGTGTGCCCCTAATGATGAAGAGGACATTGACAACAG TGAATACAGACGAGCCTCCAGTTCAACCATCGCTCTGGACGATCCTCTGCCGTCCCTCAGCCGAAGCCAGTCAGAATCTGAAATGGATGTTTACCTG CCTCACAAAATCTCTCCCAGGCGACCCAGCTGGAGTTGA